From a single Deltaproteobacteria bacterium genomic region:
- a CDS encoding TPM domain-containing protein, whose translation TGEVSKYKLCFDDKKRDAQKKKGIYIACGYDCGQRDGMKYGKVKENLYKFLFPVEEQGEYKYCDLYAGKEAGDGSNQPKVHIAFYGWSYNNFYWTFVPAKQLPYTQVLDIPKFRGYVNDYADMISPSAEQELKKKLSAFEQQDSTQIVILTIPSLHGDAMDEFSLKVANKWKIGQRGKDNGILFVVSKQDKKMRIEVGKGLEARLPNPAVGKLINRIIKPKFSSGDFDGGFIAGASALIDATKGAYTAAAQHRAVTVNGH comes from the coding sequence CACTGGAGAGGTCTCAAAATATAAACTTTGTTTTGACGACAAGAAACGTGATGCTCAAAAAAAGAAAGGTATATATATTGCTTGTGGGTATGATTGTGGGCAGCGTGATGGTATGAAATACGGAAAAGTTAAAGAAAATCTATACAAATTTCTATTCCCTGTTGAAGAACAAGGAGAGTATAAGTACTGTGACTTATATGCAGGCAAGGAGGCGGGCGACGGGAGTAATCAGCCAAAGGTTCATATTGCCTTTTATGGTTGGTCTTATAACAATTTTTATTGGACATTTGTGCCAGCAAAGCAGTTGCCCTATACGCAAGTACTGGATATCCCTAAGTTTCGTGGTTATGTGAATGATTATGCAGATATGATTTCGCCCTCAGCAGAGCAGGAACTTAAAAAAAAGCTGAGCGCGTTCGAACAACAAGATTCAACACAAATCGTTATCTTGACAATTCCATCTCTTCACGGAGATGCGATGGATGAATTCAGCCTTAAAGTTGCTAATAAATGGAAGATAGGCCAAAGAGGGAAAGATAATGGTATCCTTTTTGTCGTTTCGAAACAGGACAAAAAGATGCGTATTGAAGTAGGGAAAGGATTAGAAGCGAGACTACCTAATCCCGCCGTTGGCAAGCTGATTAACCGGATTATCAAGCCGAAGTTTTCCAGCGGTGACTTCGATGGCGGGTTTATTGCGGGTGCTTCTGCTCTGATAGATGCAACAAAAGGGGCTTATACGGCTGCAGCACAACATCGCGCAGTGACGGTTAATGGTCACTGA